One Devosia lacusdianchii genomic window carries:
- a CDS encoding disulfide bond formation protein B, whose product MDNTAPRQWHWLFAAWMVALVATLGALFVGEVMGQAPCVLCWYQRIAMFPLVVTLGVGTFLNDRNAVLYSLPLAVVGLGFAGFHTLVFYGVAPEAIQPCTASGPSCSDDGMTLFGTVPLPLLSSVAFALITIFLIVVTRRRP is encoded by the coding sequence ATGGACAATACGGCGCCTCGACAATGGCATTGGTTATTCGCGGCCTGGATGGTCGCTCTAGTGGCGACGCTGGGCGCGTTGTTTGTTGGTGAGGTGATGGGGCAGGCGCCGTGCGTGCTGTGCTGGTATCAGCGCATTGCCATGTTTCCCCTGGTCGTGACGCTCGGGGTCGGCACCTTCCTCAATGACCGGAATGCCGTCCTTTATTCGTTACCTCTGGCTGTCGTTGGCCTGGGCTTTGCGGGCTTCCACACGCTGGTTTTCTATGGTGTCGCGCCCGAGGCGATCCAACCATGCACTGCGTCCGGGCCGTCATGCTCCGACGACGGCATGACGTTGTTCGGCACTGTTCCGCTTCCGCTTCTGTCGTCGGTAGCCTTCGCGCTTATCACCATTTTCTTGATTGTTGTTACCCGGAGGCGTCCATGA
- a CDS encoding heavy metal translocating P-type ATPase, with translation MSAKAEITRFHVEGMDCASCASKVDTAVRRLPNVDEVSVSVVAGTMTVRHHGASADDIAKKVTSLGYRTTESAGRSADKTSVVEGADASAQDSHDHDHDHDHPHDHANDKAVTTPAKLEGMHGHDHSLEEGPWWRTTKARLTILCALSVAVAFVGGQLFPTIEPWAFIIAMFVGLVPIARRAWMGAINGSPFSIETLMTVAAIGAVFINAAEEAAIVVLLFLIGELLEGVATGRARASIKALADLVPRTALRETDGKVVEVSAEQLAVGDIVMVRPGDRMPADGIVISGESAVDEAPVTGESVPKRKQAEDQVYAGTINQEGALQVRVTAAAADNTIARIVALVEEAQESKAPTERFIDKFSKYYTPGVMIVAALIAVLPPLFAGQPWDEWVYKGLAVLLIGCPCALVISTPAAIAAALSAGARRGLLMKGGAVLESLGKINMVALDKTGTLTAGRPQVTDIIGVSRSERDVLGFAAALEVGSSHPLATAILARAKADGIEPARVEKAGAIGGKGVVGTVGGEEIFLGSPSAAAQTAALDEALTKRIELLNDEGKTASVLLVDNVVAGIIAMRDEPREDAREGLAELRRLGAEVVMLTGDNRRTAAAIGASLGIEPRAELLPQDKQRIVGEFKAQGKKVAKVGDGINDAPALAAADIGIAMGGGTDIALETADAAVLHGRVIDIANMMVLSRTTMANIGQNISIALGLKAFFLVTTVIGVTGLWPAILADTGATVLVTANAMRLLAWKGMSPKA, from the coding sequence ATGTCTGCAAAGGCTGAAATCACTCGTTTCCATGTCGAGGGCATGGATTGCGCCAGCTGCGCCTCCAAGGTGGACACAGCCGTGCGGCGATTACCGAATGTCGACGAGGTCTCCGTTTCGGTCGTTGCCGGTACGATGACGGTCAGGCATCACGGCGCCAGCGCAGACGACATCGCCAAGAAGGTGACCAGCCTCGGCTACCGCACCACCGAATCCGCCGGTCGCTCTGCTGACAAGACATCGGTCGTGGAAGGCGCCGATGCGTCGGCGCAAGACTCGCATGACCACGATCACGATCACGACCATCCGCATGATCACGCCAATGACAAAGCAGTCACGACGCCCGCCAAGCTCGAGGGCATGCATGGGCATGACCATTCGCTGGAGGAAGGGCCATGGTGGCGCACGACCAAAGCCCGCCTGACCATTCTCTGTGCGCTGTCGGTTGCTGTAGCTTTCGTCGGCGGACAACTTTTTCCCACCATCGAGCCATGGGCCTTCATCATCGCCATGTTCGTGGGTCTGGTACCAATTGCCCGCCGCGCCTGGATGGGCGCGATCAATGGCAGCCCATTTTCGATCGAAACGCTGATGACGGTCGCGGCGATTGGCGCTGTCTTTATCAACGCCGCCGAAGAGGCCGCCATCGTGGTGCTGCTGTTCCTCATCGGCGAATTGCTGGAAGGCGTGGCCACGGGCCGCGCCCGGGCCAGCATCAAGGCACTGGCCGATCTGGTGCCACGCACCGCGCTGAGAGAAACGGACGGCAAAGTCGTAGAGGTGTCGGCCGAACAACTGGCGGTCGGTGATATCGTCATGGTGCGTCCCGGCGATCGCATGCCCGCAGACGGCATCGTGATTTCGGGCGAGAGTGCCGTGGATGAGGCGCCGGTAACCGGCGAGTCCGTCCCCAAGCGCAAGCAGGCCGAGGATCAGGTCTATGCAGGCACGATCAACCAGGAAGGCGCGTTGCAAGTGCGCGTCACCGCGGCGGCCGCCGACAATACGATCGCCCGCATCGTCGCATTGGTCGAAGAGGCGCAGGAGTCCAAGGCGCCAACCGAACGCTTCATCGACAAATTCTCGAAATATTACACGCCGGGCGTGATGATTGTTGCGGCCCTCATCGCCGTGCTACCGCCCCTGTTCGCGGGCCAGCCCTGGGACGAGTGGGTCTACAAGGGCCTCGCCGTCCTTCTCATCGGCTGCCCTTGCGCCCTGGTCATCTCGACACCGGCAGCCATCGCGGCCGCATTGTCAGCCGGGGCACGGCGCGGTCTGCTGATGAAGGGCGGTGCCGTTCTGGAATCCCTGGGCAAGATCAATATGGTGGCGCTCGACAAGACCGGCACCCTGACTGCCGGCAGGCCGCAGGTCACCGACATCATTGGCGTTTCCAGATCCGAGCGGGACGTGCTCGGTTTTGCGGCGGCCCTGGAGGTCGGCTCGAGCCATCCGCTTGCCACGGCGATCCTTGCAAGGGCAAAGGCGGATGGTATCGAGCCGGCCCGGGTCGAAAAGGCGGGCGCCATTGGTGGCAAGGGTGTCGTCGGCACCGTTGGTGGTGAGGAGATATTCCTCGGCTCGCCCTCGGCTGCAGCGCAGACCGCAGCTCTGGACGAGGCCCTCACCAAGCGCATCGAGCTCTTGAATGACGAGGGCAAGACGGCCTCGGTTCTCCTCGTCGACAATGTCGTCGCCGGCATCATCGCCATGCGCGATGAGCCCAGAGAAGACGCCAGGGAGGGTCTCGCAGAACTCAGACGGCTTGGAGCCGAAGTGGTGATGCTGACCGGCGACAACCGCCGGACGGCAGCCGCCATCGGAGCGAGTCTGGGCATCGAGCCTCGGGCAGAATTGCTGCCGCAGGACAAGCAGCGCATCGTGGGTGAGTTCAAGGCCCAGGGCAAGAAGGTCGCCAAGGTCGGCGACGGCATCAATGATGCGCCGGCCCTGGCCGCCGCCGATATTGGCATCGCCATGGGCGGCGGAACCGATATCGCCCTCGAGACCGCCGATGCCGCCGTTCTGCATGGTCGCGTCATCGACATCGCAAACATGATGGTGCTGTCGCGGACGACCATGGCCAATATCGGTCAGAACATCTCCATCGCACTTGGTCTGAAGGCCTTCTTCCTGGTGACGACCGTGATCGGGGTGACCGGCCTCTGGCCTGCCATCCTGGCCGATACCGGCGCTACCGTATTGGTGACAGCCAACGCCATGCGCCTCCTCGCGTGGAAAGGGATGTCCCCCAAGGCATAG
- a CDS encoding SDR family oxidoreductase — translation MSDRVLLTGISGFLGGHVALQLLNAGYTVRGSVRNLGKADKVRATLQRAGADISRLEFVALDLMKDAGWSEAMDGVRYLQHTASPFVIKIPEDKMELIAPAVEGTERALNTANARGVERIVLTSSMAAIAYGHDKSRNTPFGPADWTDLNGRGVNFYQESKTLAERRAWEIMDAAGRHDDLAVINPSAIFGPLLDDDPGTSAVIVQRLLNGSVPAAPRIPMTSIDVRDIAAAHVAAMTTPDAGGRRFPMGESTIFFIEAANILRQRYPDRRIPRLQMPDWAVRLYAMFDRDVRDNMGELGYIKHLDSSAAIALLGRPLIPAADAILATAESLVAHRLA, via the coding sequence ATGTCCGACCGTGTCCTGCTCACCGGCATATCCGGCTTTCTTGGCGGCCATGTCGCCCTCCAACTGCTCAATGCTGGCTACACTGTCCGGGGTAGCGTGCGCAACCTCGGCAAGGCCGACAAGGTCCGCGCCACATTGCAGCGCGCCGGTGCCGACATATCGCGATTGGAATTCGTCGCCCTCGACCTGATGAAGGACGCGGGCTGGTCCGAGGCCATGGATGGGGTCCGCTACCTGCAGCATACCGCCTCCCCTTTCGTCATCAAGATCCCCGAAGACAAGATGGAGTTGATTGCTCCGGCGGTCGAGGGTACCGAGCGCGCGCTCAATACTGCCAATGCCAGAGGCGTCGAGCGGATCGTGCTGACCTCCTCGATGGCGGCCATCGCCTATGGTCACGATAAAAGCCGCAACACGCCATTCGGCCCCGCCGACTGGACCGACCTCAACGGTCGCGGCGTCAACTTCTATCAGGAGTCCAAGACACTGGCAGAACGCCGGGCCTGGGAAATCATGGATGCCGCCGGTCGCCATGACGATCTGGCGGTGATCAATCCCAGCGCCATATTCGGACCCCTGCTCGATGATGATCCGGGCACATCGGCCGTTATCGTGCAGCGCCTGCTCAACGGCTCCGTGCCGGCTGCCCCGCGCATCCCGATGACCAGCATCGACGTTCGCGACATCGCCGCCGCGCACGTGGCGGCGATGACGACGCCGGACGCCGGCGGTCGCCGTTTCCCCATGGGCGAGAGCACCATTTTCTTCATCGAAGCCGCCAATATCCTGCGCCAGCGCTACCCTGATCGACGCATTCCCAGGCTGCAAATGCCGGACTGGGCGGTCCGCCTTTACGCTATGTTCGATCGCGACGTGCGGGACAATATGGGCGAGCTTGGCTACATCAAGCACCTCGACTCTTCGGCCGCCATCGCCCTGCTCGGTCGCCCCCTCATCCCGGCAGCGGACGCGATCCTCGCCACGGCTGAGAGCCTCGTTGCCCACCGGCTGGCCTGA
- a CDS encoding MerR family transcriptional regulator — translation MKHGIAIGKVSEATGVKVPTIRYYEQIGLLPAPPRTEGGRRTYDRRDAERLTFIRHSRELGFDIDAIRTLLKLQDRPDQPCAEADFIAKARLVDVAQKIASLTALRHELERMVKGCSHGRVENCQVIEILADHGKCRFHGEDHRH, via the coding sequence ATGAAGCACGGGATCGCGATCGGGAAGGTGTCGGAGGCGACCGGCGTCAAGGTGCCGACCATCCGCTACTATGAGCAGATCGGTCTCCTCCCCGCGCCGCCCCGCACCGAAGGCGGGCGCCGTACCTATGACCGAAGGGACGCGGAGCGCCTGACCTTCATCCGCCATTCGCGCGAACTCGGCTTCGATATCGACGCCATACGCACCTTGCTCAAACTTCAGGACCGGCCGGATCAGCCTTGCGCGGAGGCCGATTTCATCGCCAAGGCGCGCCTGGTCGATGTCGCGCAAAAGATTGCCAGCCTGACCGCCCTGCGCCATGAGCTGGAGCGCATGGTCAAGGGTTGTTCCCATGGCCGGGTCGAGAACTGCCAGGTCATCGAAATCCTGGCCGACCACGGCAAATGCCGGTTTCACGGCGAAGACCATCGGCACTGA
- a CDS encoding DsbA family protein, translating to MNRRTFMLIAGGLPVAAFGAGAIIYPQLVTRQPAEGLPEPSNLTRFNSPVIGPQGAPVTIVEWFDPSCEACRAFYPIVKQVMDRYPGQVRLVLRYAPLHEGSDQAVRILEAARKQDRFIPVLEALLAGQPSWAAHGAPDVEMAWQIAAAAGLDLTRAKPEAQGDDVTATLAQEMADLEALGIAQTPTFYVDGLELVDFGPQQLADMVAARIEALG from the coding sequence ATGAACCGCCGCACATTTATGCTTATCGCTGGCGGACTCCCCGTTGCCGCGTTTGGCGCCGGTGCGATTATCTACCCGCAACTCGTCACACGGCAGCCGGCGGAGGGTCTCCCCGAGCCCAGCAATCTGACTCGATTCAATTCGCCGGTAATTGGGCCTCAGGGCGCCCCTGTGACCATCGTCGAATGGTTCGACCCATCCTGCGAGGCCTGCCGCGCATTCTATCCGATCGTGAAACAGGTCATGGATCGGTACCCTGGCCAGGTTCGACTGGTTTTGCGCTATGCACCGCTGCATGAGGGGTCGGACCAAGCGGTGAGAATCCTTGAGGCCGCGCGCAAACAGGATCGCTTTATCCCGGTGCTTGAGGCGCTGCTGGCCGGGCAGCCAAGCTGGGCAGCCCATGGTGCACCTGATGTGGAGATGGCTTGGCAGATCGCCGCCGCGGCGGGGCTGGACCTGACGCGTGCCAAGCCCGAGGCTCAGGGCGACGACGTCACCGCAACTCTGGCGCAGGAAATGGCGGACCTGGAAGCTCTGGGCATTGCACAGACGCCGACCTTTTACGTGGACGGCCTGGAGCTCGTCGACTTCGGGCCGCAGCAGCTCGCCGACATGGTCGCGGCAAGGATTGAGGCGCTGGGCTGA
- a CDS encoding GntR family transcriptional regulator — protein sequence MLAPTKTARQQGVPLYETIYVVLREHIEAGRLPNGLVVGQAGVARAFQASRVPAAAALQRLRDEGLLSDHDGRGYLVGQGDPLRMELEEAGLDLGAVLDDRQQRNRHEWIYPEVEHAVASCLAHGRFLLNESALAEHYKVSRTVAHEVLTRLERTGIVVQESNQRWYAGPLTPDGIRHHFEMRWLLEPEALRQAFPRLRREDLLSRRQHLVAGLEAVVAPVKIERLEHDLHYRTLAHCENPLLLATIRRSQLPLLATHWTFEHFQDPGEISHLVADHLAVFDQLIDGRLDTAAATLEHHLRRSVDHNIELWRRLGGLPDHLRQDYLVAAS from the coding sequence CTGGGCGGCTGCCGAATGGCTTGGTGGTGGGGCAGGCCGGCGTCGCGCGCGCCTTCCAGGCGAGCCGCGTGCCTGCCGCGGCGGCGCTCCAACGCCTGCGGGATGAAGGCCTGCTCTCCGACCACGACGGACGCGGATACCTGGTTGGTCAGGGCGACCCGCTCCGCATGGAACTGGAGGAGGCAGGGCTCGATCTGGGTGCCGTCCTCGACGACCGCCAGCAGCGCAACCGGCATGAATGGATTTATCCGGAGGTCGAGCACGCCGTCGCCTCCTGCCTGGCCCATGGCCGGTTCCTGCTCAACGAGAGTGCCTTGGCCGAGCACTACAAGGTCAGCCGCACGGTTGCCCATGAGGTGCTGACCAGGCTCGAGCGCACCGGCATCGTCGTGCAGGAAAGCAACCAGCGCTGGTATGCGGGGCCGCTCACTCCCGATGGCATCCGGCATCATTTCGAGATGCGCTGGCTGCTCGAGCCCGAGGCGTTGCGGCAGGCCTTTCCTCGGCTTCGCCGTGAAGACCTCCTGTCGCGCCGGCAGCATCTCGTCGCGGGGCTCGAAGCCGTTGTGGCGCCGGTCAAGATCGAGCGCCTGGAGCACGACTTGCATTATCGCACGCTGGCCCATTGCGAGAACCCGCTGCTCCTAGCGACAATCCGGCGCAGCCAGCTGCCATTGCTGGCCACGCACTGGACGTTCGAGCATTTTCAGGATCCTGGTGAAATCAGCCATCTCGTGGCCGACCATCTGGCTGTCTTCGATCAATTGATCGACGGCCGGTTGGACACCGCGGCGGCAACGCTGGAGCATCACCTTCGCCGTTCGGTGGATCACAATATCGAACTTTGGCGCCGCCTGGGCGGTCTGCCCGACCACCTGCGGCAGGATTATCTGGTGGCCGCCAGCTAG
- a CDS encoding Nramp family divalent metal transporter has product MFSGWRSSRGDASLSDVHRSIAVRQKSSTWRRAAAFLGPGYLVAVGYMDPGNWATSIAGGSRFGYTLLVVALVSNIMAIVLQSLCARLAIASGRDLAQACRDAFPKPVGYVLWFLAEIAIIATDIAEVIGTAIGLNLIFGIPLELGVIITALDVFLILYLQKLGFRWVEALIVALLAVIAACFAVQIVLADPNWGDVVRGFAPTTEIVTNPEMLYLALGILGATVMPHNLYLHSGIVQTRDYGDTLPEKREALKFATIDSTVALMFALLVNASILILAAATFNVAGRTEIAELGEAHSLLAPMLGLAIAPTLFGIALLCCGINSTVTATLAGQIVMEGFLHIQLAPWLRRLITRVIAIVPAAGVTIWFGQSGTAQLLILTQVVLSLQLSFAVFPLVMFTADRRKMGDLVAPPWLVALAVLIALLIAGLNVKLLADFVLR; this is encoded by the coding sequence TTGTTTTCCGGTTGGCGGTCCTCGCGTGGCGACGCTTCGCTCTCTGATGTGCATCGGTCGATCGCCGTCCGCCAGAAATCATCAACCTGGCGCCGCGCTGCAGCCTTTCTTGGACCGGGGTACCTGGTGGCCGTCGGCTACATGGATCCGGGAAACTGGGCGACCTCGATCGCTGGTGGATCCAGGTTCGGCTACACATTGCTGGTCGTTGCCTTGGTGTCCAACATCATGGCCATCGTGCTTCAATCGCTTTGCGCACGCCTCGCCATCGCCTCAGGACGTGATCTTGCGCAGGCCTGCCGTGACGCCTTTCCCAAGCCGGTGGGATACGTGCTCTGGTTTCTGGCCGAGATCGCGATCATCGCCACCGACATTGCCGAGGTGATCGGCACCGCTATTGGTCTCAACCTGATCTTCGGCATCCCGCTCGAACTCGGCGTAATTATCACCGCCCTGGACGTCTTCCTCATCCTCTATCTGCAAAAATTGGGCTTCCGGTGGGTGGAAGCGCTCATTGTGGCTTTGCTCGCCGTGATCGCCGCCTGCTTCGCCGTCCAGATCGTCCTTGCCGATCCGAACTGGGGCGACGTGGTCCGCGGCTTTGCCCCGACCACTGAGATCGTGACCAATCCGGAAATGCTCTATCTGGCGCTGGGCATTCTCGGCGCAACGGTCATGCCGCATAACCTTTACCTGCATTCCGGCATCGTGCAGACGCGGGATTACGGCGATACGCTGCCCGAAAAGCGCGAGGCGCTGAAGTTCGCGACCATCGACAGCACGGTGGCCCTGATGTTCGCGCTTCTGGTCAATGCCTCGATCCTGATTTTGGCGGCCGCGACCTTCAATGTCGCCGGCCGCACCGAAATCGCGGAACTGGGAGAGGCGCACAGCCTTTTGGCACCCATGCTCGGGCTGGCCATAGCGCCGACACTGTTCGGCATCGCGCTTCTCTGCTGCGGCATCAATTCCACCGTCACGGCAACGTTAGCCGGTCAGATCGTGATGGAGGGTTTCCTGCATATCCAGCTTGCTCCCTGGCTGCGGCGCCTGATCACGCGTGTCATCGCCATTGTTCCCGCCGCCGGCGTCACCATCTGGTTCGGCCAGTCGGGAACGGCGCAATTGCTGATCCTGACCCAGGTGGTGCTCAGCCTGCAGCTCTCCTTTGCGGTCTTTCCGCTGGTGATGTTCACGGCGGATCGACGCAAGATGGGCGATCTGGTAGCGCCGCCCTGGCTGGTAGCCCTGGCGGTGCTGATCGCCCTGCTGATCGCCGGGCTAAATGTGAAGCTGCTGGCCGACTTCGTCTTGAGGTAG